The proteins below come from a single Tachypleus tridentatus isolate NWPU-2018 chromosome 13, ASM421037v1, whole genome shotgun sequence genomic window:
- the LOC143238649 gene encoding uncharacterized protein LOC143238649, translating to MKFAIPRIWRELTDYSRCYYFCMVDPSKCRAGKNASAVMYPNLPSSIAPVPHCPEFPVPSPPERKQPSTEESSKSEEEVDVEDPGYNFRGAPGERNPYYPNQRDLSDLIRDLGLTKSNAETGV from the coding sequence atgaagtttgctattccaagaatttggcgtgaactcACTGATTACTCAAGGTGTTACTACTTCTGCATGGTAGATCCTTCCAaatgtcgggctggcaagaatgcatctgctgtCATGTATCCGAACCTTCCATCATctatcgccccagtgccacactgccctgagttCCCTGTACCctctccgccagagagaaagcagccatccacagaagagagcagcaaatcagaagaggaggtagatgttgaagatccaggttacaatttcagaggtgcacctggtgagagaaacccatactaccccaaccaaagagacctcagtgacttgatcagagatcttggtctaacaaagtcgaatgctgagactggggtctga